A single genomic interval of Nocardioides nitrophenolicus harbors:
- a CDS encoding OsmC family protein: protein MDASTLRAAQAPLKDRYRSDPPSARTPTTATGDYRTPDVTATIDGYTGPVRAGLHPATGGDGGDACSADLLLQAVLACAGVTLRAVATAMDVEVRSARLRADGWWDARGTLGIDREAPVGVQDIVVTLALDTDADDAALGRLATATERYCVVGRSLAQPPEIRVVRA from the coding sequence ATGGACGCCAGCACCCTGCGGGCCGCTCAGGCACCGCTGAAGGACCGCTACCGCTCCGACCCGCCGTCGGCGCGCACCCCCACCACCGCGACCGGCGACTACCGCACTCCGGACGTCACCGCCACCATCGACGGGTACACCGGACCGGTGCGCGCCGGGCTGCACCCCGCCACCGGTGGCGACGGCGGCGACGCCTGCTCGGCCGACCTGCTGCTCCAGGCGGTGCTCGCGTGCGCCGGGGTCACCTTGCGGGCGGTGGCGACCGCGATGGACGTCGAGGTCCGCTCCGCGCGGCTGCGGGCCGATGGCTGGTGGGACGCCCGCGGCACGCTCGGCATCGACCGGGAGGCGCCCGTCGGGGTCCAGGACATCGTCGTCACCCTTGCCCTCGACACCGATGCGGACGACGCCGCCCTGGGCCGTCTGGCGACCGCGACCGAGCGCTACTGCGTGGTGGGCCGCAGCCTCGCCCAGCCGCCGGAGATCCGGGTCGTGCGCGCCTGA
- a CDS encoding mycoredoxin: MTFTMYTTPWCGYCHRLKSQLDREGIAYEIVDIEAQPEAAAIVESANNGNQTVPTLVYADGTAQTNPSVAQVKAKLEALAV, encoded by the coding sequence ATGACCTTCACGATGTACACCACTCCCTGGTGCGGCTACTGCCACCGCCTCAAGAGCCAGCTGGACCGCGAGGGCATCGCCTACGAGATCGTCGACATCGAGGCGCAGCCCGAGGCGGCTGCGATCGTCGAGTCCGCCAACAACGGCAACCAGACCGTCCCCACCCTCGTCTACGCCGACGGCACCGCGCAGACCAACCCCAGCGTGGCGCAGGTCAAGGCGAAGCTCGAGGCGCTCGCCGTCTGA
- a CDS encoding ATP-dependent helicase yields the protein METTTAPTSYHFAPAPPAASVPVLDAHQRQVVDHPGGPLLVLAGPGTGKTTTLVEAIVDRIERRGARPDQVLALTFSRKAADQLRDRVTARLGRTTGTQLSSTFHSFAYSLVRRYAPAGLYEAPLRLLSAPEQDVVLRELLADHPESVRWPERFRQAMATRGFAREVHAVLGRAREKGLDGDELLRLGEAEGIDEFVAAGLFLEQYLTSLDSLGATDYADLIRRARIEAEANRAELREQFRHVFVDEYQDTDPGQVALLRAIAGDGRDLVVVGDPHQSIYAFRGAEVRGILDFPTEFPQADGRAADVVALRTTRRFGMRIQLAAQRVAGRIGLPGTIPESAREAFLAPECEPGPHGDGRVEVLTFDTERAEADRLADLLRRAHLEDGIGWDEMAVLVRSGRATIAPLRRALGAAGVPVEVASDEIPLARDPAVLPLLDALRAVINLDNDDPGDVGYLDAGRAEALLTGPLGGLDAGDVRRLARQLRIREKAACQESGGTPRSSRELVRLAVVDATTLDGLDAPEADRARELTRLLLRAREEAAAGASAEELLWTLWAGTSWPARLRRAVEAGGAAARRAHRDLDSVCALFDLAGRMEERREHLAAASFLAGLVQQEIPADTLADRGARGAAVRLLTAHRSKGLEWRLVVVAHVQDGGWPDLRLRSSLLRADRIGPGVLLPEVTARALLAEERRLFYVACTRARERLVVTAVASPDDEGEQPSRFLEELVPDRDHIVALSGRPPRPLSLPGLVAELRRTLADPDAPEPLRAAAARRLARLAGESSGRRTLVPSADPATWWGTRGLSRSAEPIRATDQPVPISASVLDAIASCPARWFLENEAGGVVRSHQSANLGQLVHALAERVADGSVAADLDVLMAEVDRVWDRLDFRTPWSKEREHKRVRSALARFLTWHEQNPRRVLATEARFATVVTMDDGTPVRIHGYADRVEIDGSGAVIVVDLKTGRGKPSGPAVRDHVQLALYQYAVDAGALDRPDEGLTGLVSGGAELIQLGLEDGTSEITRQAQDAHAPDGPERAALRTRIHGVARLLREETFPAVPGDHCRDCGFVPLCPVKSPGSVVER from the coding sequence GTGGAAACCACGACTGCTCCGACCAGCTACCACTTCGCCCCGGCGCCGCCGGCGGCGTCGGTGCCGGTCCTCGACGCGCACCAGCGCCAGGTCGTCGACCACCCGGGTGGGCCGCTGCTCGTCCTGGCCGGACCCGGCACGGGCAAGACCACCACTCTCGTCGAGGCGATCGTCGACCGGATCGAGCGGCGCGGGGCGCGGCCCGACCAGGTGCTCGCGCTGACCTTCTCGCGCAAGGCGGCCGACCAGCTGCGCGACCGGGTCACCGCCCGCCTCGGCCGCACGACCGGCACCCAGCTGAGCTCGACCTTCCACTCCTTCGCCTACTCCCTGGTCCGGCGCTACGCCCCGGCCGGCCTCTACGAAGCGCCGCTCCGTCTGCTGTCCGCGCCGGAGCAGGACGTCGTGCTGCGCGAGCTGCTCGCCGACCACCCCGAGTCGGTGCGCTGGCCCGAGCGGTTCCGCCAGGCGATGGCCACCCGAGGCTTCGCCCGCGAGGTGCACGCGGTGCTCGGCCGGGCCCGCGAGAAGGGCCTCGACGGCGACGAGCTGCTCCGGCTGGGCGAGGCCGAGGGGATCGACGAGTTCGTGGCGGCGGGCCTGTTCCTGGAGCAGTACCTCACCTCCCTCGACTCCCTGGGCGCCACCGACTACGCCGACCTGATCCGCCGGGCCCGGATCGAGGCGGAGGCCAACCGCGCCGAGCTGCGCGAGCAGTTCCGCCACGTGTTCGTCGACGAGTACCAGGACACCGACCCCGGGCAGGTCGCGCTGCTGCGGGCCATCGCGGGCGACGGTCGCGACCTGGTGGTGGTCGGCGATCCCCACCAGTCGATCTACGCCTTCCGCGGTGCCGAGGTGCGCGGCATCCTCGACTTCCCGACCGAGTTCCCCCAGGCCGACGGCCGGGCCGCCGACGTGGTCGCGCTGCGGACGACCCGGCGGTTCGGGATGCGGATCCAGCTCGCCGCGCAGCGGGTGGCCGGCCGCATCGGCCTCCCGGGCACGATCCCCGAGAGCGCCCGCGAGGCATTCCTCGCCCCCGAGTGCGAGCCCGGACCCCACGGCGACGGCCGGGTCGAGGTTCTCACCTTCGACACCGAGCGCGCCGAGGCCGACCGGCTGGCCGACCTGTTGCGGCGGGCTCATCTCGAGGACGGCATCGGCTGGGACGAGATGGCGGTGCTGGTGCGCTCCGGCCGGGCCACCATCGCCCCGCTCCGCCGGGCGCTCGGCGCGGCCGGGGTGCCGGTCGAGGTGGCGAGCGACGAGATCCCGCTCGCCCGGGATCCCGCGGTGCTGCCCCTGCTCGATGCCCTGCGCGCGGTGATCAACCTCGACAACGACGACCCCGGCGACGTCGGCTACCTCGACGCCGGGCGCGCCGAGGCGCTGCTCACCGGACCGCTCGGCGGCCTCGACGCGGGTGACGTGCGCCGGCTGGCGCGCCAACTGCGGATCCGGGAGAAGGCCGCCTGCCAGGAGTCCGGCGGCACGCCCCGCAGCTCGCGCGAGCTGGTGCGGCTCGCGGTGGTCGACGCGACCACCCTCGACGGGCTCGACGCGCCGGAGGCCGACCGGGCCCGCGAGCTCACCCGGCTGCTGCTCCGTGCCCGCGAGGAGGCCGCCGCCGGAGCGAGCGCGGAGGAGCTGCTGTGGACCCTCTGGGCCGGCACCAGCTGGCCCGCGCGGCTGCGTCGCGCGGTCGAGGCCGGTGGCGCGGCGGCGCGGCGCGCCCACCGCGACCTCGACTCGGTGTGCGCCCTCTTCGACCTCGCCGGCCGGATGGAGGAGCGCCGCGAGCACCTCGCCGCCGCGTCCTTCCTCGCCGGCCTGGTCCAGCAGGAGATCCCCGCCGACACCCTCGCCGACCGGGGCGCCCGGGGCGCCGCGGTCCGGTTGCTCACCGCCCACCGGAGCAAGGGGCTCGAGTGGCGACTGGTCGTGGTCGCCCACGTCCAGGACGGCGGGTGGCCCGACCTGCGGCTGCGCAGCAGCCTGCTGCGCGCCGACCGGATCGGACCCGGCGTACTCCTCCCCGAAGTGACGGCGCGAGCGCTGCTGGCCGAGGAGCGGCGGCTGTTCTACGTCGCCTGCACCCGCGCCCGCGAGCGGCTGGTCGTCACGGCGGTGGCCTCGCCCGACGACGAGGGCGAGCAGCCGTCGCGCTTCCTCGAGGAGCTGGTCCCCGACCGCGACCACATCGTCGCGCTCAGTGGGCGCCCGCCGCGGCCGCTGTCGCTGCCCGGGCTGGTCGCCGAGCTGCGGCGCACCCTCGCCGATCCCGATGCCCCCGAGCCGCTCCGTGCCGCGGCGGCGCGCCGGCTGGCGCGGTTGGCCGGTGAGTCCTCGGGCCGCCGCACGCTGGTGCCGTCGGCCGACCCGGCGACCTGGTGGGGCACCCGGGGGCTCTCGAGGTCGGCCGAGCCGATCCGGGCCACCGACCAGCCGGTGCCGATCTCCGCGAGCGTGCTCGACGCGATCGCGAGCTGTCCGGCCCGCTGGTTCCTGGAGAACGAGGCCGGCGGGGTCGTCCGGTCCCACCAGTCCGCCAACCTCGGCCAGCTCGTCCACGCCCTGGCCGAGCGGGTCGCCGACGGGTCGGTGGCCGCCGACCTCGACGTCCTGATGGCGGAGGTCGACCGGGTGTGGGACCGGCTCGACTTCCGCACTCCCTGGTCCAAGGAGCGCGAGCACAAGCGCGTCCGCAGCGCCCTGGCCCGCTTCCTGACCTGGCACGAGCAGAACCCACGCCGGGTGCTGGCGACCGAGGCCCGCTTCGCGACGGTCGTGACGATGGACGACGGCACGCCCGTGCGCATCCACGGCTACGCCGACCGCGTCGAGATCGACGGCAGCGGCGCCGTGATCGTGGTCGACCTGAAGACCGGCCGCGGCAAGCCCTCCGGGCCGGCCGTGCGCGACCACGTGCAGCTCGCCCTCTACCAGTACGCCGTCGACGCGGGGGCGCTCGACCGTCCCGACGAGGGTCTGACCGGCCTGGTCAGCGGAGGAGCCGAGCTGATCCAGCTCGGTCTCGAGGACGGCACCTCCGAGATCACCCGGCAGGCCCAGGACGCCCACGCCCCCGACGGTCCGGAGCGCGCGGCCCTGCGGACCCGGATCCACGGCGTCGCCCGGCTGCTGCGCGAGGAGACCTTCCCCGCGGTGCCCGGTGACCACTGCCGCGACTGCGGGTTCGTGCCGCTCTGCCCGGTCAAGAGCCCGGGCTCGGTGGTGGAGCGATGA
- the nudC gene encoding NAD(+) diphosphatase produces MTYPHQSLAADPHDRLGLLRTDDAWLDQRWSDPAGRVLVIAGTRVRPGEAGLEWVSTADAPDGVRVLLGERGGVTWWAVIVPGEVAQAEPERWVALRGLLPHLSGAQVDQAPLVFHAIGLAEWHWAHRFCPRCGGTLVARAAGHELVCADCGRPQFPRSDPAVIMLIAAGEPGSPEERCLLGHNHNWPAGRYSTLAGFCEPGESLEDAVRREVLEETGVVVGEVSYFGNQPWPLPSSLMLGFHGRAVSEEIRLDDADVEDARWFTRAEMLSQAEDGTLVLPGSGISISRSLIEDWYGGTLPGSW; encoded by the coding sequence GTGACGTACCCGCACCAGTCCCTGGCCGCCGACCCGCACGACCGGCTGGGCCTGCTCCGCACGGACGACGCGTGGCTGGACCAGCGCTGGTCGGACCCGGCCGGCCGGGTCCTGGTGATCGCCGGCACCCGGGTGCGGCCGGGCGAGGCGGGCCTGGAGTGGGTGTCGACGGCGGACGCGCCGGACGGGGTGCGGGTGCTGCTCGGGGAGCGTGGCGGCGTGACCTGGTGGGCGGTGATCGTCCCGGGCGAGGTCGCCCAGGCCGAGCCGGAGCGGTGGGTGGCGCTGCGCGGGCTGCTGCCCCACCTCAGCGGTGCGCAGGTCGACCAGGCGCCGCTGGTGTTCCACGCGATCGGCCTGGCGGAGTGGCACTGGGCGCACCGGTTCTGCCCGCGCTGCGGCGGGACGCTGGTGGCGCGGGCGGCCGGCCATGAGCTGGTGTGCGCGGACTGTGGCCGGCCGCAGTTCCCGCGCTCGGACCCGGCGGTGATCATGCTGATCGCGGCCGGGGAGCCCGGCTCGCCCGAGGAGCGCTGCCTGCTCGGCCACAACCACAACTGGCCGGCGGGGCGCTACTCGACCCTCGCCGGGTTCTGCGAGCCGGGGGAGTCGCTCGAGGACGCGGTGCGCCGCGAGGTGCTCGAGGAGACCGGCGTCGTCGTCGGCGAGGTGAGCTACTTCGGCAACCAGCCGTGGCCGCTGCCGTCCAGCCTGATGCTCGGCTTCCACGGCCGGGCCGTCTCGGAGGAGATCCGGCTCGACGACGCGGACGTGGAGGACGCGCGCTGGTTCACCCGCGCCGAGATGCTCAGCCAGGCCGAGGACGGCACCTTGGTGCTGCCCGGCAGCGGCATCTCGATCAGCCGCTCGCTGATCGAGGACTGGTACGGCGGCACCCTGCCCGGGAGCTGGTGA
- a CDS encoding ATP-dependent DNA helicase UvrD2 gives MSESIERLLSALDPEQRQVAETLRGPVRVLAGAGTGKTRAITHRIAHGVMAGVYAPTEVLAVTFTTRAAGELRQRLRQLGAPGVQARTFHSAALRQLRYFWPHVHGTELPTLTESKIPMLAAACRHLGIRAEQALLRDLASEIEWAKVSNVGADDYPRIAPAKGRSVADQTPEAIGRVIDAYELVKRDQGRMDMEDVLLLTAGVLASDERVAAQVRRQYKWFVVDEFQDVSPLQSALLDLWLGGRDELCVVGDPAQTIYSFAGADADYLRDFPKRYPGTSSIELVRNYRSTPQIVETANTLLSGTPSAGVDLRSQQPSGSTVRYVGEPDEVAEARSVADRILRLQRAGTPYGEMAVLFRINAQSETFEDALADRGIPYVVRGAARFFERREVLEAVTRLRGAARSGEGDGSPWLQVVKDVLGAMGWTAEPPTSRGQVRDRWESFQALADQAEEFATERGLEASMAAFVDELDRRAAEQHAPTADGVTLATFHAAKGLEWDAVFCCGVQDGTVPIVYAEQDGARPDAVEEERRLLYVGMTRARRELMVSWAAARNPGQAPRRQPSRFIVPMLPAGQQPQQTRGRTKVARCRDCLQPLTTAAEKKRGRCAHHPVRYDEALFERLKAWRLETAREAGEDGKPLPAYVVFTDATLELIAEHKPSSMAALAKVNGVGPSKIERYGDAVLALVAEGG, from the coding sequence ATGTCCGAGTCCATCGAACGACTCCTCTCCGCGCTCGACCCCGAGCAGCGGCAGGTCGCGGAGACGCTGCGGGGACCGGTGCGGGTGCTGGCGGGTGCGGGCACGGGCAAGACCCGGGCGATCACCCACCGGATCGCCCACGGCGTGATGGCGGGCGTCTACGCGCCGACGGAGGTGCTGGCGGTCACCTTCACCACCCGTGCCGCCGGCGAGCTGCGTCAGCGGCTGCGCCAGCTGGGGGCGCCGGGCGTGCAGGCGCGCACCTTCCACAGTGCGGCGCTGCGCCAGCTGCGCTACTTCTGGCCCCACGTCCACGGCACCGAGCTGCCGACTCTGACCGAGTCCAAGATCCCGATGCTCGCCGCCGCCTGCCGCCACCTCGGCATCCGCGCCGAACAGGCCCTGCTGCGCGACCTCGCCTCCGAGATCGAGTGGGCCAAGGTGAGCAACGTCGGGGCCGACGACTACCCGCGGATCGCGCCGGCCAAGGGCCGCTCGGTCGCCGACCAGACGCCGGAGGCGATCGGCCGGGTGATCGACGCCTACGAGCTGGTCAAGCGCGACCAGGGGCGGATGGACATGGAGGACGTGCTGCTCCTGACCGCCGGCGTGCTCGCCTCCGACGAGCGGGTCGCCGCGCAGGTGCGCCGGCAGTACAAGTGGTTCGTCGTCGACGAGTTCCAGGACGTCTCGCCGCTCCAGTCGGCGCTGCTCGACCTGTGGCTCGGCGGGCGCGACGAGCTGTGCGTCGTGGGCGACCCCGCCCAGACGATCTACAGCTTCGCCGGCGCCGACGCCGACTACCTGCGCGACTTCCCGAAGCGCTACCCCGGCACCAGCTCCATCGAGCTGGTCCGCAACTACCGCTCGACCCCCCAGATCGTCGAGACCGCCAACACGCTGCTCTCCGGCACCCCCAGCGCCGGGGTCGACCTGCGCTCGCAGCAGCCGTCCGGCTCGACCGTGCGCTACGTCGGGGAGCCCGACGAGGTCGCCGAGGCGCGCAGCGTCGCCGACCGGATCCTGCGGCTGCAGCGGGCCGGCACGCCCTACGGCGAGATGGCGGTGCTGTTCCGGATCAACGCCCAGTCCGAGACCTTCGAGGACGCGCTGGCCGATCGGGGGATCCCCTATGTCGTGCGCGGCGCCGCGCGCTTCTTCGAGCGGCGCGAGGTGCTCGAGGCGGTGACCCGGCTGCGGGGCGCGGCCCGTTCGGGTGAGGGCGACGGCAGCCCGTGGCTGCAGGTCGTCAAGGACGTGCTCGGGGCGATGGGCTGGACCGCCGAGCCGCCGACCTCGCGAGGCCAGGTCCGCGACCGGTGGGAGTCCTTCCAGGCCCTGGCCGACCAGGCCGAGGAGTTCGCGACCGAGCGCGGCCTCGAGGCCTCGATGGCCGCCTTCGTCGACGAGCTCGACCGGCGCGCCGCCGAGCAGCATGCCCCCACCGCCGACGGGGTCACCCTGGCCACCTTCCACGCCGCCAAGGGCCTGGAGTGGGACGCCGTGTTCTGCTGCGGGGTGCAGGACGGCACGGTCCCGATCGTCTACGCCGAGCAGGACGGTGCCCGGCCCGACGCGGTCGAGGAGGAGCGCCGGCTGCTCTACGTCGGCATGACCCGGGCTCGGCGCGAGCTGATGGTGTCCTGGGCCGCGGCCCGCAACCCGGGCCAGGCGCCGCGCCGCCAGCCGTCGCGGTTCATCGTGCCGATGCTCCCGGCCGGCCAGCAGCCTCAGCAGACTCGCGGCCGCACGAAGGTCGCCCGCTGCCGCGACTGCCTCCAGCCGCTGACCACGGCCGCGGAGAAGAAGCGGGGGCGCTGCGCCCACCACCCGGTCCGCTACGACGAGGCGCTCTTCGAGCGGCTCAAGGCCTGGCGCCTCGAGACGGCGCGCGAGGCCGGCGAGGACGGCAAGCCGCTGCCGGCGTACGTCGTCTTCACCGACGCCACGCTGGAGCTGATCGCCGAGCACAAGCCCTCCTCGATGGCGGCGCTCGCGAAGGTCAACGGGGTCGGGCCGAGCAAGATCGAGCGCTACGGCGACGCGGTCCTCGCCCTGGTCGCCGAGGGCGGCTGA
- a CDS encoding ATP-dependent helicase, with product MTSPLPTEIRTPEDLQRAMKADFPPSPEQWRAITAPLSPVVVIAGAGSGKTTLMAARVVYLVLTGQVRPEEILGLTFTTKAAAELRQRVRAALLAAGVLDVQRSATAPVDEDAEVLEPTVATYNAYAAALLTDHGLRIGHEPDTRVITDAARYQLGARAVDRYDGAVAKLSDHPPTVIQNLLALDGAMSEHLVGPSDVLAFDEGERASFERALVVERDGKARKTYLGEIQKAIDVIDRRAELMGLVSSYRRLKADLGLMDFSDQIALTARLAHEQPDVGRAERQRFKVVLLDEYQDTSVAQATLLARLFGEGHAVMAVGDPNQAIYGWRGASVSNIINFPEVFPAADGSPVPVLPLTVNRRSDTRILDVANTLAAPLMATYGDKVAALEHGSSAPGSVRVKVFETHLDELAWLVEEVRATHAAGTPWGRIAVLSRDNQHGEAVFDALTGADVPVEIVGLAGLVRLPEIATVVATLKLVQDVTDNASLLSLLAGPRWAVGPRDLRLLGQRALELVGRGGRQDAETIHDQLVAIADGIDPAEIPCLDDALADPGEAPYSPEARERFGLLRAELRQLRAAIGEPLLDLVRRIIDVTGVDVELASSVSAAAAARRENLDLFVKAVADFQAVDGDVTLPALIAWLTAEDEAGNGLEVATPSEADSVKLLTVHRSKGLEWATVFCVGVGEGRFPSTQGRSLWTSSPSVLPAPLRGDAADLPQLAGHDKPALDAYRVATREHEAEEELRLGYVAFTRPEHHLWVTSFLWGTRKSPYGPSTFQATIRDLCAAWGEDVEWRDKPEKGATNPFDSIDPSRPWPVEGVGAETARRLDAAARVAAADPSLDEDLDLDLIDAARVADWDAEIERLLAEARADRSSQITVELPTSLSATALSRLREDPEGFARDLARPMPRPPAPAARFGTRFHAWVEARFGQQGLFDPDELSGRADVGIDDEADLKELVGRFEEGPFGNREPHAVEAPFALVLDRGEGRRQVVRGRIDAVYQEPDGSFLVVDWKTGAHEDADPLQLALYRLAWAELHDLDPARVRAAFYYVRTGRVVEPRELPTREEVEALFR from the coding sequence ATGACCAGCCCGCTGCCCACCGAGATCCGCACCCCCGAGGACCTCCAGCGCGCGATGAAGGCGGACTTCCCGCCGAGCCCCGAGCAGTGGCGCGCGATCACCGCGCCGCTGTCGCCGGTCGTGGTGATCGCCGGCGCGGGCTCCGGCAAGACCACGCTGATGGCCGCGCGGGTCGTCTACCTCGTGCTGACCGGTCAGGTGCGGCCCGAGGAGATCCTGGGCCTCACCTTCACCACCAAGGCCGCCGCCGAGCTGCGCCAGCGGGTGCGCGCCGCGCTGCTCGCGGCGGGCGTGCTCGACGTCCAGCGCTCCGCGACCGCGCCGGTCGACGAGGACGCCGAGGTGCTCGAGCCGACGGTCGCCACCTACAACGCCTACGCCGCCGCGCTGCTCACCGACCACGGCCTGCGGATCGGGCACGAGCCCGACACCCGGGTGATCACCGACGCCGCCCGCTACCAGCTCGGCGCCCGCGCCGTCGACCGCTACGACGGCGCCGTCGCCAAGCTGTCCGACCACCCGCCCACGGTGATCCAGAACCTGCTCGCCCTCGACGGGGCGATGAGCGAGCACCTCGTCGGTCCCTCCGACGTGCTCGCCTTCGACGAGGGGGAGCGGGCCTCGTTCGAGCGCGCGCTCGTCGTCGAGCGCGACGGCAAGGCCCGCAAGACCTACCTCGGCGAGATCCAGAAGGCGATCGACGTCATCGACCGCCGGGCCGAGCTGATGGGCCTGGTGTCGTCGTACCGACGGCTCAAGGCCGACCTGGGGCTGATGGACTTCAGCGACCAGATCGCGCTCACCGCGCGGCTGGCGCACGAGCAGCCCGACGTGGGACGGGCCGAGCGCCAGCGGTTCAAGGTGGTGCTGCTCGACGAGTACCAGGACACCTCGGTGGCCCAGGCGACCCTGCTCGCCCGGCTCTTCGGCGAGGGACACGCGGTGATGGCCGTCGGCGACCCCAACCAGGCGATCTACGGCTGGCGCGGTGCCTCGGTCTCCAACATCATCAACTTCCCGGAGGTCTTCCCGGCCGCCGACGGCAGCCCGGTGCCGGTGCTCCCGCTGACGGTCAACCGGCGCTCCGACACCCGGATCCTCGACGTCGCCAACACCCTCGCGGCGCCGTTGATGGCCACCTACGGCGACAAGGTGGCCGCGCTCGAGCACGGTTCGAGCGCTCCGGGCTCGGTGCGGGTCAAGGTCTTCGAGACCCACCTCGACGAGCTCGCCTGGCTGGTGGAGGAGGTGCGGGCCACCCATGCCGCCGGCACGCCCTGGGGCCGGATCGCGGTGTTGAGCCGCGACAACCAGCACGGCGAGGCCGTGTTCGACGCCCTCACCGGCGCTGATGTCCCGGTCGAGATCGTCGGGCTGGCGGGCCTGGTCCGGCTGCCCGAGATCGCCACGGTCGTCGCGACGCTCAAGCTCGTCCAGGACGTCACCGACAACGCCTCGCTGCTCAGCCTCCTGGCCGGTCCCCGCTGGGCCGTCGGTCCCCGCGACCTGCGGCTGCTGGGGCAGCGGGCGCTGGAGCTGGTCGGCCGGGGCGGGCGGCAGGACGCGGAGACCATCCACGACCAGCTCGTCGCCATCGCCGACGGGATCGACCCCGCCGAGATCCCGTGCCTCGACGACGCGCTCGCCGACCCCGGCGAGGCGCCCTACTCACCCGAGGCGCGGGAGCGCTTCGGCCTGCTGCGCGCCGAGCTGCGCCAGCTGCGGGCGGCGATCGGGGAGCCGCTGCTCGACCTGGTCCGCCGGATCATCGACGTCACCGGTGTCGACGTCGAGCTCGCCTCGTCGGTCAGCGCCGCCGCGGCCGCGCGCCGCGAGAACCTCGACCTGTTCGTGAAGGCGGTCGCCGACTTCCAGGCCGTCGACGGCGACGTCACCCTGCCCGCCCTGATCGCCTGGCTCACCGCCGAGGACGAGGCCGGCAACGGACTGGAGGTCGCCACCCCCTCCGAGGCCGACTCGGTCAAGCTGTTGACGGTGCACCGCTCGAAGGGACTGGAGTGGGCCACGGTCTTCTGCGTCGGGGTCGGCGAGGGACGCTTCCCCAGCACCCAGGGCCGGTCGCTGTGGACCTCCTCGCCGAGCGTCCTGCCCGCGCCACTGCGCGGTGACGCCGCCGACCTGCCCCAGCTCGCCGGTCACGACAAGCCGGCCCTCGACGCCTATCGCGTCGCGACCCGCGAGCACGAGGCCGAGGAGGAGCTGCGGCTCGGCTACGTCGCCTTCACCCGACCGGAGCACCACCTCTGGGTGACCTCGTTCCTGTGGGGGACCCGCAAGAGCCCCTACGGCCCCTCCACCTTCCAGGCGACGATCCGCGACCTCTGCGCGGCCTGGGGTGAGGACGTCGAGTGGCGCGACAAGCCCGAGAAGGGCGCCACCAACCCGTTCGACTCCATCGACCCCTCCCGACCCTGGCCGGTCGAGGGCGTCGGTGCCGAGACCGCCCGCCGGCTCGACGCGGCCGCCCGGGTGGCCGCCGCCGACCCGTCGCTCGACGAGGACCTCGACCTCGACCTGATCGACGCGGCGCGGGTGGCCGACTGGGACGCCGAGATCGAGCGCCTGCTGGCGGAGGCCCGAGCCGACCGGTCCTCCCAGATCACCGTCGAGCTGCCGACCTCGCTGTCGGCGACCGCGCTGAGCCGGCTGCGGGAGGACCCCGAGGGCTTCGCCCGCGACCTGGCGCGCCCCATGCCGCGCCCGCCGGCCCCGGCGGCCCGGTTCGGCACCCGGTTCCACGCCTGGGTCGAGGCGCGCTTCGGGCAGCAGGGGCTGTTCGACCCCGACGAGCTGTCGGGGCGGGCCGACGTCGGGATCGACGACGAGGCCGATCTCAAGGAGCTGGTCGGCCGGTTCGAGGAGGGGCCGTTCGGCAACCGCGAGCCGCACGCCGTGGAGGCTCCGTTCGCGCTCGTGCTCGACCGGGGCGAGGGCCGGCGACAGGTCGTCCGTGGCCGGATCGACGCGGTCTACCAGGAGCCCGACGGCTCGTTCCTGGTCGTCGACTGGAAGACCGGCGCCCACGAGGACGCCGATCCGCTCCAGCTCGCGCTCTACCGGCTGGCCTGGGCCGAGCTCCACGACCTCGACCCGGCCCGGGTGCGGGCCGCGTTCTACTACGTCCGCACCGGTCGGGTCGTGGAGCCGCGCGAGCTGCCGACCAGGGAGGAGGTGGAGGCCCTCTTCCGGTGA